A genomic segment from Nicotiana tabacum cultivar K326 chromosome 7, ASM71507v2, whole genome shotgun sequence encodes:
- the LOC107770923 gene encoding RING-H2 finger protein ATL54 translates to MAFHHRKLIFESLDLNSTGKTCSSYYCNPKQNPSEICPLSCLYICYPNCSFPLFSEIQPPLPPNFFTPKILLPPSPHKTTISIFLIILISFLATSFFVFCCFIVYRFRNSRILSQRQQQEEEEEEFSDIVDEDFHGPMVDHPIWYIRTVGLQPSVISAITICKYKRGEGLVEGTDCSVCLSEFQEDETLRILPKCNHAFHIPCIDTWLRSHTNCPMCRAGIVIATTAPSPSSEQNVGLRHDEETRSENAAELRIEIENEDDSADISSMDVSGNSKEDVGNGNEGELGEFCESRIPASSESLSTAFMTRIAYTDANSSREQSTDQNSLEVNDSEMGTSVSQSSFDGNQSSAEKRTFCVDREMEKEQMRSLSFSTQLVIKRSQSAALLRKMANEDQTNANGTGATVTSVAASSSR, encoded by the exons ATGGCTTTCCATCATCGAAAGCTAATCTTTGAATCTCTTGACTTGAATTCCACAGGCAAAACTTGTAGCAGCTATTATTGCAACCCAAAACAGAATCCTTCTGAAATTTGTCCACTTTCATGTCTATACATTTGCTACCCAAATTGTTCTTTTCCTCTGTTTTCAGAAATCCAACCACCACTACCACCTAATTTTTTCACACCAAAAATTCTTCTTCCTCCGTCTCCACATAAAACCACTATTTCCATCTTCTTGATCATTCTCATTTCGTTTTTAGCCACTTCTTTCTTCGTATTTTGTTGCTTTATTGTTTACAGATTCCGCAACTCAAGAATTTTGTCACAAAGGCAGCAgcaggaggaagaagaagaggagtttAGTGATATTGTTGATGAAGATTTTCATGGACCAATGGTGGATCATCCTATATGGTATATTAGAACAGTGGGTCTTCAGCCATCAGTTATTAGCGCTATCACGATTTGCAAGTATAAAAGAGGTGAAGGACTAGTTGAAGGAACAGATTGTTCTGTTTGCTTGAGTGAATTTCAAGAAGATGAAACTCTTAGAATTTTGCCCAAGTGTAACCATGCTTTTCATATACCTTGTATTGACACTTGGCTTAGATCTCACACCAATTGTCCTATGTGCCGCGCCGGCATTGTCATCGCCACAACCGCGCCATCACCGTCGTCTGAACAG AACGTAGGGCTGAGACATGACGAAGAAACTCGTTCAGAGAATGCGGCAGAATTAAGGATTGAGATTGAAAATGAAGATGATTCAGCGGATATAAGTAGTATGGATGTTAGTGGAAATTCCAAGGAAGATGTGGGGAATGGTAATGAAGGAGAGTTAGGTGAATTCTGTGAATCAAGAATACCAGCTTCTTCGGAATCTTTATCTACAGCTTTTATGACACGTATTGCTTATACTGATGCAAATTCTTCAAGAGAACAATCCACTGATCAAAATTCACTTGAGGTAAATGACTCAGAGATGGGTACATCTGTGTCACAGAGTAGTTTTGATGGTAATCAGAGCTCAGCAGAAAAGAGAACTTTTTGTGTGGACAGAGAAATGGAGAAAGAGCAAATGAGATCTCTTTCTTTCAGTACACAGTTAGTGATCAAAAGAAGCCAGAGTGCAGCTCTTCTAAG AAAAATGGCAAATGAGGACCAAACTAATGCTAATGGAACGGGTGCTACTGTTACGAGTGTTGCTGCCTCGTCGAGCCGTTAA
- the LOC107770925 gene encoding RING-H2 finger protein ATL54-like, with product MASFHHRNLIFETLDSSTDKSCSSYYCNSKEYYSAGCPLSCFAICPSICLLSEIQPPTPPPSFSTEVPPQKPTISIFLIILVSVVATAIIIFCGFVVYRFGNLRTPSQPQQLTVVIAEEEEASDIRTVGLQPSVVSAITICKYKRGEGLIEGTECSVCLTEFQDDESLRILPKCSHTFHILCIDTWLRSHTNCPMCRTGIVLEQVLFNCWSARPSYIKV from the coding sequence ATGGCTTCTTTCCATCATCGAAATCTCATATTTGAAACTCTTGATAGTTCCACCGACAAAAGTTGTAGCAGCTATTACTGCAACTCAAAGGAGTATTATTCTGCAGGTTGTCCACTGTCATGTTTTGCTATTTGCCCCAGCATTTGTCTGCTTTCAGAAATCCAGCCGCCGACACCACCACCAAGTTTCTCCACCGAAGTTCCTCCACAAAAGCCAACCATTTCCATCTTCTTGATCATTTTAGTTTCAGTCGTAGCTACCgctatcatcatattttgtgGCTTCGTCGTTTACAGATTCGGTAACTTAAGAACTCCTTCACAACCGCAGCAGCTAACAGTAGTAATAGCAGAAGAAGAAGAGGCCAGTGATATTAGAACAGTGGGTCTTCAGCCATCAGTTGTTAGTGCTATCACGATTTGCAAGTATAAAAGAGGTGAAGGACTAATTGAAGGAACAGAGTGCTCTGTTTGCTTGACTGAGTTTCAAGACGATGAaagtcttaggattttgcctAAGTGCAGCCATACTTTTCACATACTTTGTATTGACACTTGGCTTAGATCACACACCAATTGCCCCATGTGCCGTACCGGCATTGTCCTTGAACAGGTATTGTTTAACTGTTGGAGTGCCCGACCATCTTATATAAAAGTTTAA